A window from Malania oleifera isolate guangnan ecotype guangnan chromosome 7, ASM2987363v1, whole genome shotgun sequence encodes these proteins:
- the LOC131159916 gene encoding peroxidase RIP1-like, whose protein sequence is MASHTFLYLHAFVTFALLTTVFSSKLSSCYYNDVCPEALPTIKRVVQDAVNQEKRMGASLLRLHFHDCFVNGCDGSILLDPSPTIDSEKNARPNANSARGFEVIDRIKAEVDKACGRPVVSCADILAVAARDSVVALGGPTWNVQLGRRDSTTASRTAANNDIPSPFMDLPALINNFRKQGLDNKDLVALSGGHTIGFAQCQFFKNRINKDFARARQSTCPRSGGDTNLAPLDPTPAGFDTAYFSNLVGQKGLLHSDQAIFSGGATDELVRTYSKNGWAFSADFARSMVKMGNIKPLTEKQGQIRLNCRKVN, encoded by the exons ATGGCTTCACATACTTTCCTCTACCTCCATGCATTCGTCACTTTCGCTCTTCTAACCACAGTCTTCTCTTCAAAGCTATCCTCTTGCTACTACAACGATGTGTGCCCCGAAGCCTTACCCACCATCAAACGCGTGGTGCAGGATGCTGTGAACCAAGAGAAACGCATGGGTGCTTCCTTGCTACGTCTTCACTTCCACGACTGCTTTGTCAAC GGTTGCGACGGTTCAATTCTTCTTGACCCTTCCCCCACCATTGACAGCGAAAAGAACGCGCGTCCAAATGCTAACTCAGCCAGAGGATTTGAGGTCATCGACAGAATTAAGGCGGAGGTGGACAAAGCCTGCGGCCGCCCCGTGGTGTCCTGCGCAGATATCTTAGCTGTTGCAGCTCGTGATTCAGTTGTGGCG CTTGGGGGACCAACATGGAACGTGCAATTAGGGAGGAGAGACTCCACCACGGCCAGCAGAACCGCAGCCAACAACGACATTCCCTCCCCATTCATGGACCTCCCCGCCCTCATCAACAACTTCCGTAAGCAGGGCCTCGACAACAAAGACCTCGTCGCTCTCTCCGGCGGTCACACCATCGGCTTTGCCCAGTGCCAGTTCTTCAAGAACCGCATTAACAAGGACTTCGCCCGCGCCCGCCAGTCCACCTGTCCTCGCAGCGGCGGCGACACCAACCTCGCCCCTCTCGACCCCACCCCCGCCGGCTTCGACACTGCCTACTTCTCCAACTTGGTGGGCCAAAAGGGTCTCCTCCACTCCGACCAGGCCATCTTTAGCGGCGGTGCAACCGACGAGCTGGTGAGGACTTACAGCAAAAATGGTTGGGCCTTCTCGGCGGATTTTGCAAGGTCCATGGTTAAGATGGGAAACATAAAGCCTCTGACGGAGAAACAGGGTCAGATTCGTTTGAATTGCAGGAAGGTGAATTGA